The Pontibacter korlensis sequence GCCATCAGCAGTATAGCCTTATTACTTGCACCATTGCCTTGGAGCCTACCAATCAGGTTATACACGTTTCCTACTGAGGCTGCCTGCTCAGGGCCGTTTACAGCGGTTGCCTGCTGCACTTCAGGATTCAGACCCAGCTGCCGCATTTGCTGCATCAGGTAGGCTCTTACCTCAGCGTGCGCTGCCGTACCCATAGCATGTGGCTCCTGCGCTATCTGCTGTACGTGCTGCATCGCCCGCTCTGCCGAAAATTCTGCAGCAGGCGCACTGGCAGGCTTGGGAGCAGGAGGTGCCAAAAGGCAGATGCTCAACAGGGCTAACCCTGTAAGCAGCAGCAACAGAAAAACGGCTGTAAAAGTGTGGCGATAGCGCATAATCAAGCAGGCATTGTATGCAACCAATATATAAAAAATACGCCGGCAAGTTGCTTTACATCAGTAGCTTTTGCGGAAAGCAAGTTTAGCAAAGAGTCAGCAAGCACACTTTCAGCAGCCGTAACATCTACAAAGAAGTACGTCAATATTTACAGCTTTCTATGCCCCTTCTTTAAGACAGGTATAAAACACAACCGGCACCGCCTGTAGCAGGGGTGCCGGTTGTGTTTCAAAGCTTCAGCGGAACTTATAGAACTTCGTGCTTTTCTGGGTCCCTGATCTCGCTTTGACGCAGGTGCACAGGCTCAGAACGCTTACGCAACTGCATGTTCAGCATCTCTACCATCAGCGAGAAGAACATTGCAAAGTAAATATAGCCTTTCGGAATATGCTGGTGCAGCGCCTCTACTACCAGCATGAAACCGATAAGAATCAGGAACGACAAAGCCAGCATTTTAACAGTTGGGTGCTTGTTCACAAAGTCGCTTACATACTTGGCAAAAATCAGCATGATACCCATGGCCAGGATAACAGCAATAATCATAATGATTACCTCCTGCGCCAAGCCTACAGCCGTCAGAATAGAGTCGAAAGAGAAAACAATATCGATGAGGATGATCTGTATCAGCACCTTGCTCAAAGTAGCCTGAACTTTGGCAGTGCCGTGCCCCTCTTCCTCGCCTTCCAGCTTATTGTGGATTTCGGTAACGCTCTTAGCCAGTAGAAACAGACCACCGGCAAAAAGTATAATATCGCGCCACGAAACAGGAAAGTCATCCTGCGTAAAAGGAAGGTTTATAGAGAAAATAGGCGCGCCGGCTCCAACTATCCAGGAGATGAACAAGAGCAGAATAACCCGAAATATCAGCGCTAAGCTAAGGCCAATGTTTCGTCCCTTTGCCTGCTGTTCTTTTGGTAACCTACCCACGATGATCGAAATGAACACGATATTGTCTATACCAAGCACCACCTCCATAAAGGTTAGCGTCAGTAAGCTTATCCAGGTGTCCGGATTAGCAAATATTTCCATAGTTTTAGTATTTGTTATTGTGTTGATTGCCTCTAACACGTGTAGAGCCTAAACAGCCTGTACGCTGTTTTCAGGAAACAGTATACACCTGCTGCTCCACAACTGTTGTTGCTGGTTAAAGAGTAAGACAATCAACTTCAGCAGGCAACAGTCATCAATGGCAGCAGCATATTTTAGCTCTTCATGTTCACGAACTGCAGCGGCATACCTATCTCTTCGGCATTGCTGCGCAGCAATGCTATTACGCTCTGCAGGTCATCTATCTTTTTAGCTGTTACGCGTATCGTCTCATCCATCATCGCAGGCGACACCTTCAGTTTGCTGTCTTTGATGATCTTCATGATCTTCTTGGAGGTCTCTTTATCAATACCTGCCTTTACCTTAATATCTTTCTTCAGCATGGCACCCGACTGATAGGCCTCTTTAGAGAAATCCAGTGCAGTAGCATCCAACCCTTGTTTCACCATTTTGCCTATGAGCACATCCTCTGTATGCTGCACACGCATTTCGTTCTCCATGGTAATGTTCACAACACTTGATTTCTTGTCATACTCAAGGCTGCCTTTCGTGTCGCGGAAGTCATAGCGGTTCAGAATTTCCTTGCGGGCAACATTTACGGCGTTGTCCATGGTTTGCGGATCTACTTTACTTACAATATCAAAAGATGCCATAGGTGATTAAGTGTTATTCTTTAAAAACTGATTTACATAAATTAGACCGACAAAGTTATTCTTTTGAGGCCAAGTTAGAACATAGTAAATCTCTAATTGTTGCTTCATGAACCGCTAGGCTATGCAACACACAAAGTACCAGCTAGTGTTTGATGTACCAGAAGCCTTTAAAGTATAGCTAAGTATTTAAACACCCTTTTACCTGATAAAGGAATAGGCTAACTATGAAAATAATAGAACCTGCCACAACGGAACAATTTGAACAATATTACCGCCTGCGCTACCAGGCACTGCGCGAACCTTGGGGACAGCCCGAAGGAAGCGAGCGCCTGGATGATGATGCCTCCGCCATACATGCCATGCTTATGAACGATGCAGGAGAGGCTGTGGGAGTATGCCGCCTACACCTGAACACACTACAGGAGGGGCAGCTGCGCCTGATGGGAATCAGGAAAGACCAGCAGGGTAAGCAACTTGGCAATAAACTAATTAGGTACCTGGAGGAGCGTGCGCGTGCGCTGGGCGCTGAGCGAATGACACTGGAAGCCCGAGACTATGCTGTAAACTTTTACCGCCGCAACGGGTATGAGGTAGTAGAAAAAACATACCTGCTGTTTGGCTCTATACAGCACTACCGTATGGCCAAACAGCTTTGACGACACCTCAAAAACTATGAGAAAACAAACGAAACTATGGATAGGAGCTGGCGCTGTGCTGGCTGGCATGGCCATAATCAGTAGCTGTAGCCGCAGTCATGCTCCGCTCGATACAGTAACCAGTGTAGACCTGGACAAGTATGAAGGCCGATGGTACGAAATTTCCCGTCTGCCACAGCGCTTCGAAAAAGGCTGCCACTGCGTGTATGCAGAGTATAAGCAAAACCCCGACGGCTACCTGGAGGTGCACAACTACTGCCGCAAAGGTGGCCCTAGCGGTAAGCTAGATAAGGCCGAAGGCAAAGGTTTTCCGGTAGAAGGCAGCAACA is a genomic window containing:
- a CDS encoding lipocalin family protein; translated protein: MRKQTKLWIGAGAVLAGMAIISSCSRSHAPLDTVTSVDLDKYEGRWYEISRLPQRFEKGCHCVYAEYKQNPDGYLEVHNYCRKGGPSGKLDKAEGKGFPVEGSNNSKLRVQFFWPFRGDYWILELDPDYQYAMVGSPDRESLWILSRTPKLDQDVMEQLVQLAEQKGFPVERLLLTDQSCFTQE
- a CDS encoding TerC family protein, with the translated sequence MEIFANPDTWISLLTLTFMEVVLGIDNIVFISIIVGRLPKEQQAKGRNIGLSLALIFRVILLLFISWIVGAGAPIFSINLPFTQDDFPVSWRDIILFAGGLFLLAKSVTEIHNKLEGEEEGHGTAKVQATLSKVLIQIILIDIVFSFDSILTAVGLAQEVIIMIIAVILAMGIMLIFAKYVSDFVNKHPTVKMLALSFLILIGFMLVVEALHQHIPKGYIYFAMFFSLMVEMLNMQLRKRSEPVHLRQSEIRDPEKHEVL
- a CDS encoding YajQ family cyclic di-GMP-binding protein; protein product: MASFDIVSKVDPQTMDNAVNVARKEILNRYDFRDTKGSLEYDKKSSVVNITMENEMRVQHTEDVLIGKMVKQGLDATALDFSKEAYQSGAMLKKDIKVKAGIDKETSKKIMKIIKDSKLKVSPAMMDETIRVTAKKIDDLQSVIALLRSNAEEIGMPLQFVNMKS
- a CDS encoding GNAT family N-acetyltransferase, which produces MKIIEPATTEQFEQYYRLRYQALREPWGQPEGSERLDDDASAIHAMLMNDAGEAVGVCRLHLNTLQEGQLRLMGIRKDQQGKQLGNKLIRYLEERARALGAERMTLEARDYAVNFYRRNGYEVVEKTYLLFGSIQHYRMAKQL